In Anomaloglossus baeobatrachus isolate aAnoBae1 chromosome 3, aAnoBae1.hap1, whole genome shotgun sequence, one genomic interval encodes:
- the LOC142297424 gene encoding taste receptor type 2 member 38-like, with protein MSPEKLLILFVSFFIVIIGLLLNGFIVTANFFWLMKYQTLSTVDVLITGLGLLRLILLITHLEYVCFSIFRWSMFNSPEYIATLGNCMVFCSLWWGSVLSVFYCVKITNYSNRLFMRLKMNISKLVPWMLLISLVISFLFSLSFRWVLFPIKGVNATVYGNRNMEVNVVHLFVIIFFGSMIPFTVCCVAICLIIVSLLRHTRNMSSGFNDVQRDIHLSVIWNMASFLLFYALYFFAHIIATLTINIWDTIYGLICAILMCAYPSLHSIPLIFSNKKLKNLFYVVLRCTWLRKLKHQIP; from the coding sequence ATGTCTCCTGAAAAATTACTTATTTTATTTGTTTCCTTCTTCATAGTCATCATTGGGTTATTGTTAAATGGATTTATTGTTACAGCAAACTTTTTTTGGTTGATGAAATACCAAACTCTTTCAACAGTTGACGTCCTTATTACCGGCTTGGGACTTTTGAGACTCATACTCCTAATTACACACTTGGAATATGTTTGTTTTTCTATATTTCGTTGGTCTATGTTCAATAGTCCCGAATATATTGCTACTCTTGGAAATTGTATGGTCTTCTGCAGTCTGTGGTGGGGCTCGGTTCTTTCTGTGTTTTACTGTGTGAAAATCACAAACTACAGCAACAGACTCTTCATGAGGCTCAAGATGAACATCTCCAAGTTGGTCCCCTGGATGCTCCTCATCTCACTGGTCATCTCCTTTCTATTTAGTTTGTCCTTTAGATGGGTTTTGTTTCCTATTAAGGGTGTTAATGCGACTGTCTATGGAAATAGAAACATGGAAGTAAATGTAGTCCATCTGTTTGTTATCATCTTTTTTGGATCCATGATACCATTCACGGTGTGTTGTGTTGCCATATGCCTTATCATTGTGTCTCTCTTACGTCACACCAGGAATATGAGCTCCGGTTTCAATGACGTTCAACGAGACATTCATCTTAGTGTCATTTGGAACATGGCCTCTTTCCTTTTATTTTATGCTTTGTATTTTTTCGCCCACATCATTGCAACTTTAACTATTAATATCTGGGATACTATATATGGCTTAATTTGTGCTATTTTAATGTGTGCCTACCCAAGTCTACACTCTATTCCTTTAATTTTTAGCAACAAGAAGCTGAAAAATTTATTTTATGTTGTTCTTCGTTGCACTTGGTTAAGAAAACTAAAGCATCAAATTCCATAA